One region of Vitis vinifera cultivar Pinot Noir 40024 chromosome 1, ASM3070453v1 genomic DNA includes:
- the LOC100253458 gene encoding DExH-box ATP-dependent RNA helicase DExH15 chloroplastic: MNSLTLLSHPPHTTLHSSTLSTDKACPFLQSHSHSRALGFCFPKPLRPPAQISSRFRISYKFRRSLFPVESQLSDVDEDDDDDDDDDEAADEYDVPGEALDGVEDEIETSMATSEAPASRSDEFKWQRVEKLCNEVREFGEELIDVEELASIYDFRIDKFQRLAIQAFLRGSSVVVSAPTSSGKTLIAEAAAVATVSRGRRLFYTTPLKALSNQKFREFRETFGDNNVGLLTGDSAVNKDAQVLIMTTEILRNMLYQSVGMVSSGSGLFHVDVIVLDEVHYLSDIYRGTVWEEIVIYCPKEVQLICLSATVANPDELAGWISQIHGKTELVTSSKRPVPLTWHFSTKTSLLPLLDEKGKSMNRKLSLSYLQNYASGDNSYKDERSRRRNLKKRESDMSYSSFASIHGQSSLSKNDINTIRRSQVPQVMDTLWHLKARDMLPAIWFIFSRKGCDASVQYLEDCNLLDESEMSEVDLALKRFRLQYPDAVRESAVKGLLQGVAAHHAGCLPLWKSFIEELFQRGLVKVVFATETLAAGINMPARTAVISSLSKRGESGRIQLSSNELLQMAGRAGRRGIDESGHAVLVQTPYDGAEECCKLLFAGVEPLVSQFTASYGMVLNLLAGAKVTRRLSESNDLKVLQAGRTLEEARKLVEQSFGNYVGSNVMLAAKEELTKVEKEIEVLSSEVTDDAIDRKSRKLLSEMAYNEIANLQEELRAEKRLRTELRRRMELRRMSALKLLLKESENGHLPFVCLQYKDSEDVQHLVPAVYLGKVDSFDGSKVKNMVYTNDCFALNAVVTELNVDDTDSQPNGKPSYYVALGSDNSWYLFTEKWIKTVYRTGFPNVALAQGDALPREIMRALLDKADIQWEELAKSELGGLWCIEGSLETWSWSLNVPVLSSLSEDDEVLKMSQAYYEAVECYKEQRNKVSRLKKKIARTEGFKEYKKIIDMSKFTEEKIKRLKARSNRLSSRIEQIEPSGWKEFLQVSNVIHETRALDINTHIIFPLGETAAAIRGENELWLAMVLRSKVLLGLKPAQLAAVCGSLVSEGIKVRPWKNNSYIYEASTTVINVISLLDEQRNSLLQLQEKHDVQIPCCLDSQFSGMVEAWASGLTWREIMMDCAMDEGDLARLLRRTIDILAQIPKLPDIDPLLQSNAMTASNVMDRPPISELAG; the protein is encoded by the exons ATGAACTCCCTTACTCTCCTCTCACATCCTCCGCACACCACGCTCCACTCTTCCACCCTCTCCACAGACAAAGCCTGTCCATTTCTCCAATCTCACTCCCATTCTCGAGCCCTAGGGTTTTGTTTCCCCAAACCGCTCCGCCCACCAGCTCAGATCTCATCTCGGTTTCGAATCTCATACAAGTTTCGACGCTCACTCTTTCCGGTGGAATCTCAACTATCGGATGTCGACGAGGACGATGATGACGATGACGATGACGACGAAGCCGCAGATGAATACGACGTCCCCGGTGAAGCTTTGGACGGAGTGGAAGATGAAATCGAAACATCGATGGCTACATCTGAGGCGCCTGCGTCTCGGTCTGATGAATTCAAGTGGCAGAGAGTGGAGAAGCTCTGCAACGAAGTCAGAGAGTTCGGCGAAGAGCTGATTGATGTCGAGGAACTCGCCTCCATTTACGACTTTCGAATTGACAAGTTTCAG AGGTTAGCAATTCAAGCGTTCTTAAGAGGTTCATCGGTTGTAGTTTCCGCCCCGACAAGCAGCGGTAAGACTTTGATTGCAGAAGCTGCAGCTGTTGCCACAGTATCCAGGGGAAGGAGATTATTCTACACAACTCCGCTTAAGGCATTATCGAATCAGAAATTCCGCGAGTTCCG TGAGACCTTCGGTGATAATAATGTTGGCCTTCTTACTGGAGATTCTGCAGTCAACAAAGATGCTCAAGTTTTGATTATGACCACAGAGATCCTGAGAAACATGTTATATCAGAG TGTTGGAATGGTTTCTTCTGGGAGTGGGCTTTTCCATGTGGATGTAATTGTTTTGGATGAAGTGCATTATCTAAGTGACATATATCGGGGTACGGTCTGGGAAGAGATA GTTATATATTGCCCAAAAGAAGTTCAACTTATTTGTCTATCAGCTACAGTTGCAAATCCAGATGAGCTGGCTGGTTGGATTAGTCAG ATACATGGTAAAACTGAGTTGGTCACATCATCAAAGCGTCCTGTTCCATTGACTTGGCACTTTTCTACAAAGACTTCTTTGTTACCTCTTCTTGACGAGAAGGGAAAAAGCATGAATAG GAAGCTGTCTCTCagttatttacaaaattatgcTTCAGGAGATAACTCTTACAAGGATGAGAGATCTAGAAgaaggaatttaaaaaaacgTGAAAGTGACATGAGCTACAGCAGTTTTGCTAGCATCCATGGACAATCCTCTCTTTCAAAGAATGACATAAACACAATTCGTCGTTCACAA GTTCCTCAAGTTATGGATACATTATGGCACCTTAAGGCAAGGGATATGCTGCCAGcaatttggtttatttttagCAGGAAAGGATGTGATGCGTCTGTTCAGTATCTTGAAGATtgcaatctcctagatgagtcTGAAATGAGTGAGGTTGATCTGGCCTTGAAAAGGTTCCGTCTTCAGTATCCTGATGCTGTCAGGGAGTCTGCTGTAAAAGGCCTTCTGCAAGGGGTTGCTGCACATCATGCTGGATGTCTACCCCTGTGGAAATCATTTATAGAAGAGCTGTTTCAACGAGGACTTGTTAAGGTTGTCTTCGCTACAGAGACACTTGCTGCTGGAATCAATATGCCTGCTAGGACAGCTGTTATTTCATCTCTCAGCAAAAGGGGTGAAAGTGGACGTATTCAATTGAGCTCAAATGAACTGCTTCAAATGGCTGGGCGTGCTGGACGTAGAGGTATTGATGAAAGTGGACATGCGGTGCTTGTTCAGACCCCCTACGATGGTGCTGAAGAATGCTGCAAGCTTCTCTTTGCTGGGGTTGAACCTCTTGTTTCACAGTTTACTGCTTCATATGGAATGGTTCTGAATCTTCTTGCA GGTGCAAAAGTTACTCGTAGATTGAGTGAATCCAATGATTTGAAGGTTCTCCAAGCAGGACGAACTCTGGAAGAAGCTAGGAAGTTAGTTGAGCAAAGTTTTGGAAACTATGTTGGGAGCAATGTTATGCTTGCTGCAAAAGAGGAGCTTACAAAAGTAGAGAAAGAGATTGAGGTGTTGTCTTCAGAAGTTACTGATGATGCTATTGATAGGAAGAGCCGGAAGCTGTTATCGGAGATGGCTTATAATGAGATTGCTAATCTGCAGGAAGAATTAAGG GCAGAAAAACGCTTGAGAACTGAGTTACGAAGAAGGATGGAATTGAGAAGAATGTCTGCCTTGAAACTACTATTGAAGGAGTCAGAAAATGGACATTTGCCTTTTGTGTGTTTGCAATATAAAGATTCTGAGGATGTTCAACACTTAGTCCCTGCTGTCTATTTAGGGAAGGTTGATTCATTTGATGGTTCAAAAGTCAAGAACATG GTTTATACCAATgattgttttgcactaaatgcAGTAGTGACAGAGCTAAATGTTGATGATACTGACAGTCAACCCAATGGCAAACCATCTTATTATGTGGCTCTTGGTTCAGATAACTCTTGGTATCTATTTACAGAAAAGTGGATTAAAACAGTTTATAGGACGGGCTTTCCTAATGTTGCCTTAGCTCAAGGTGATGCCTTGCCTCGGGAAATTATGAGGGCACTTCTTGATAAGGCAGACATACAGTGGGAGGAGCTTGCTAAGTCTGAACTGGGAGGTTTATGGTGTATTGAAGGATCCCTAGAGACATGGTCTTGGAGTTTAAATGTGCCAGTTTTGAGTAGCCTTTCTGAAGATGATGAG GTGTTAAAAATGTCTCAAGCATACTATGAAGCTGTAGAGTGCTACAAGGAGCAAAGAAATAAAGTTTCACGTTTGAAGAAAAAGATAGCACGCACGGAAGGGTTTAAAGAGTACAAGAAGATTATAGACATGAGTAAGTTCACTGAGGAAAAGATTAAACGCTTGAAGGCTAGATCAAATCGTTTGAGTAGTCGAATAGAGCAAATTGAACCATCTGGTTGGAAGGAGTTTCTGCAG GTCAGCAATGTCATACATGAAACTAGGGCATTGGATATCAATACACATATAATATTTCCTCTTGGGGAAACTGCAGCTGCAATTCGGGGAGAAAATGAACTCTGGCTTGCAATGGTTCTTCGGAGTAAAGTCTTACTGGGTTTAAAACCTGCACAACTTGCTGCAGTATGTGGAAGTTTAGTTTCTGAAGGGATCAAAGTTCGTCCTTGGAAAAACAACAG CTATATATATGAAGCTTCCACTACTGTAATCAATGTCATCAGTCTTTTGGATGAGCAAAGAAACTCCCTTTTGCAACTTCAAGAAAAACATGATGTACAG ATACCTTGCTGTTTGGATAGCCAATTTTCTGGAATGGTTGAAGCCTGGGCATCTGGTTTAACTTGGAGGGAAATTATGATGGATTGTGCAATGGATGAGGGAGACCTAGCTCGCCTCTTACGGCGTACAATTGATATATTGGCTCAG ATTCCCAAATTGCCTGATATTGACCCATTGCTGCAAAGCAACGCAATGACTGCATCCAATGTGATGGACCGCCCTCCAATAAGTGAGCTGGCTGGATGA